In Salmo trutta chromosome 16, fSalTru1.1, whole genome shotgun sequence, a genomic segment contains:
- the LOC115151149 gene encoding uncharacterized protein K02A2.6-like — MSDGEQVPLDGNADGDNQQQVQIANEDQGQVGVIMAMFGTITEFVEENEDWTEYVERLGHFFLANGIIDEAKQRSILLSVCGAKTYKLMRNLATPRRPGEIPFGDLVALVQTHHNPKPSVIVQRFKFNCHFRKTGQSVANFVAELRELSEHCEFGAMLEDMLRDRLFCGINEDSIQRRLLGEATLTFKRALELSQGMEMAASNVKNIQKANSESYAVHQVTKEVAGKRGKAVECFRCGGTHYGNNCKFMETVCHNCNKKGHLAKKCRGPRSKPEGGRTGLGKFTAPKPQSAAHHLESTEEEDEHCSYNMFNVREPRAEPIYATVEVDGKQMRMEVDTGASASVISEETYKQKWGSRQVSALTPAGIRLRTYTGETIPLLGALEVNIAYNSQEARARLLVVKGNGPSLLGRDWLNKIQLSWGEIKHTRVTEDVIQKYPEIFKDELGTLQGTAVKLFVDPQAEPRFFKPRTVPYAMKKKVEDELERLQEANVITPVQFSRWAAPIVPVLKSDGTVRICGDYKLTINRASKLDAYPLPRVEDLFATLAGGKTFSKLDMSHAYQQLLLDEDSKEYVTVNTHKGLFRYNRLVFGVASSPAIFQRTMDNLLQGIPHVAVYLDDILVTGETEEEHLHHLDQVLKRFSEAGLRLKRSKCTFQAQSVTYLGHKITAQGLCPVEDKVRAIKDAPNPKNGSELRSFLGMVNYYGKFLPELSTVLAPLYQLLHKDCKWKWGPAQEKAFKEVKALLQSAQLLVHFDQDKEIILSCDASPYGVGAVLSHQMEDGSERPIGFASRTLTSAEKGYSQLDKEGLAIVFAVKRFHQYLYGRHFTICTDHKPLMSLFSESRCIPPMASARLQRWALTLSAYQYTIVYRAGKDNANADALSRLPLPEMPATTVVPPETIFLMERLSNSPVNAKQIKQWTDRDPILSQVKRFLMQGWPPVIEDDGLGPYAKRKTELSVQDGCILWGSRVVVPPPGRAQVMDEVHEAHPGASRMKSLARSYIWWPNMDQEVEDKVKSCSECQINQKMAPPAPLHLWEWPDHPWSRLHIDFAGPFMGHMFLVMVDAHSKWLEAHIMSNITATTTIEKLRQVFSTHGLPDSLVSDNATTFTCDLFQEFMRRNGIRHVRSAPFHPASNGLAERAVQTLKEGLKRMTGGTITTKLSRFLFQYRITPQTTTGQAPAVMLMGRRPKAHLDLLRPNIRARVERKQEKQKERHDHHARERQLKPNDTVYIRNFTSSQRWLPGIILSQSGPVSFVVKLTDGRVMRRHQDHLRL; from the coding sequence atgagCGACGGAGAGCAGGTGCCACTGGACGGAAACGCCGACGGGGACAATCAGCAGCAAGTGCAAATCGCTAACGAGGATCAAGGACAAGTTGGCGTTATAATGGCAATGTTTGGGACTATCACTGAGTTTGTGGAAGAGAACGAAGACTGGACGGAATATGTGGAAAGGTTGGGACACTTTTTCTTGGCAAATGGAATCATAGATGAGGCTAAACAGCGCTCTAttctcttgagtgtgtgtggggctaaAACCTACAAGCTAATGAGGAATTTGGCTACACCACGGAGACCGGGAGAAATTCCTTTTGGGGATCTAGTTGCTCTCGTTCAGACTCACCACAATCCAAAGCCTTCAGTGATTGTCCAGAGGTTCAAGTTTAACTGCCATTTTCGGAAAACAGGTCAGTCTGTTGCTAACTTTGTTGCTGAATTACGTGAACTCTCTGAACATTGTGAGTTTGGGGCTATGTTAGAGGACATGCTCCGTGACAGATTATTCTGTGGCATTAATGAGGACAGCATACAGCGCCGGTTGCTTGGGGAAGCCACACTGACTTTCAAGAGGGCATTGGAACTATCTCAAGGGATGGAGATGGCCGCTAGTAATGTGAAAAATATTCAAAAGGCCAACAGTGAAAGTTATGCAGTGCATCAGGTGACAAAAGAGGTGGcaggaaaaaggggaaaagcagtggaatgtttcagatgtggagggacacattatggtaacaactgtaagttcatggagactgtctgtcacaattgcaacaaaaagggacatttagcaaaaaaatgcaggggtcctaggagcaagccagagggtgggcggactgggctgggcaagttcacagcaccaaagcctcagtcagcagcgcaccacctagagagcacagaggaggaggacgagcattgttcctacaacatgTTTAATGTGAGGGAGCCGCGCGCAGAGCCTATTTATGCTACAGTGGAGGTAGATGGAAAGCAGATGAGGATGGAGGTTGACACGGGGGCCTCTGCCTCTGTCATAAGtgaggagacctacaaacaaaAATGGGGCTCAAGACAGGTTTCTGCCCTCACACCGGCAGGGATCAGACTGCGTACGTACACCGGGGAGACCATACCATTGCTTGGGGCTCTAGAAGTGAACATTGCATACAACAGCCAGGAAGCGAGAGCACGGCTCCTGGTGGTGAAAGGGAATGGGCCTAGTTTACTAGGGCGTGACTGGCTAAACAAAATACAACTGAGCTGGGGTGAGATAAAACACACCCGAGTGActgaggatgtcattcaaaaatacCCAGAGATTTTCAAAGATGAACTGGGCACACTGCAGGGCACTGCAGTTAAGCTGTTCGTGGATCCTCAGGCCGAGCCTCGCTTTTTCAAGCCCAGGACAGTGCCTTACGCCATGAAAAAGAAAGTGGAAGATGAGTTGGAGCGGCTGCAGGAAGCAAACGTCATTACTCCCGTTCAGTTCTCCCGCTGGGCAGCTCCTATCGTTCCCGTTCTGAAAAGTGACGGCACGGTGCGTATATGTGGGGACTACAAACTCACCATCAACAGGGCCTCTAAGCTAGACGCTTACCCGCTGCCACGGGTGGAGGACTTGTTCGCGACACTGGCAGGAGGCAAGACGTTCTCAAAGCTTGACATGAGTCACGCCTACCAACAGCTCCTCCTGGACGAGGACTCAAAAGAGTATGTCACAGTCAACACGCACAAAGGCTTGTTCAGGTACAACCGCTTGGTTTTCGGAGTGGCGTCCAGCCCAGCCATTTTCCAGAGGACAATGGACAATCTGCTGCAGGGGATCCCTCATGTAGCagtgtacctggatgacatcctggttacaggggagacggaggaggagcacctccaccatctggaccaggtgttaaagagattctctgaggcagggctgcgcctgaagcgtagcaagtgcacattccaagcacagagtgtgacatacctaggtcacaagatcacagcgcagggtctgtgtcctgtggaggacaaagtcagggcaatcaaggatgctccaaaccccaagaatgggtcagagctcaggtcgttcctgggcatggtgaactactatgggaagttcctccctgagctgtcaacagtgttggctccactttatcagttgctccacaaagactgtaaatggaagtgggggccagcacaagagaaagctttcaaggaagtgaaagcactactacaatcagcacaacttctggttcattttgaccaagacaaagagatcatcctgtcatgtgacgcctcaccctatggcgtcggggcagtactctctcatcagatggaggacgggtcagagagacccattggatttgcatcacgtacgctgacgagtgctgagaagggttattcacagttagacaaggaaggtctggccatagtctttgctgtgaaacgcttccatcagtacctctacggtcgtcatttcaccatatgcactgaccacaaaccactgatgAGCCTTTTTAGTGAATCAAGATGCATTCCGCCCATGGCTTCAGCAAGGTTACAGCGTTGGGCCCTGACACTGTCGGCTTACCAGTATACGATAGTGTATAGAGCGGGGAAGGACAATGCAAATGCAGACGCGCTCAGCCGTCTCCCGCTACCAGAGATGCCTGCCACAACTGTGGTGCCTCCCGAGACAATTTTCCTAATGGAGAGATTGTCAAACTCACCTGTGAATGCCAAACAGATCAAACAGTGGACAGACCGGGATCCTATCCTGTCCCAAGTGAAAAGATTCCTGATGCAGGGTTGGCCTcctgtcatagaggatgatggactAGGACCTTACGCAAAGCGCAAAACTGAGCTGAGTGTGCAGGATGGCTGCATACTCTGGGGGTCCAGAGTGGTTGTTCCACCCCCTGGCCGTGCACAAGTCATGGATGAGGTCCATGAGGCTCACCCGGGTGCCTCCCGGATGAAAAGTTTAGCCAGATCTTACATCTGGTGGCCTAACATGGATCAGGAGGTAGAAGACAAAGTTAAATCATGTTCTGAGTGCCAGATCAACCAGAAGATGGCGCCGCCCGCGCCACTACATCTGTGGGAGTGGCCTGACCACCCATGGTCTAGGCTGCATATAGATTTTGCAGGCCCTTTCATGGGTCACATGTTCCTTGTCATGGTGGACGCACACTCCAAGTGGCTGGAGGCGCACATCATGAGCAACATCACAGCGACCACAACCATCGAAAAGCTTCGGCAGGTGTTTTCAACCCATGGTCTGCCGGACTCTCTGGTGTCCGACAACGCAACAACGTTTACCTGTGATTTGTTCCAAGAATTCATGCGGAGAAACGGGATCCGCCATGTCCGCAGCGCCCCGTTTCACCCGGCCTCAAACGGCTTAGCGGAGCGGGCTGTGCAGACACTGAAAGAGGGGCTCAAAAGGATGACTGGGGGAACCATCACTACTAAGCTCTCTCGGTTCTTGTTCCAGTACCGCATCacgccacaaacaacaacaggacaggctccagcggtgatgttaatgggcagaaggccaaaagctcacctggatctactgcgtccgaacatcagagcacgagtggaacggaagcaggagaaacaaaaagagagacatgaccaccacgcaagggagagacagttaaaacccaatgacactgtctacatccgcaacttcacaagcagccaacgctggttgccaggtatcattctgagtcagagtggtcccgtctcctttgtggtcaaactgactgatggtcgagtcatgcgcagacaccaggaccatctccgcctg
- the LOC115151151 gene encoding trichohyalin-like, with protein sequence MTRAEREREKRKELLKDEERRKKLEDFNKQWREQSLLKKRTHQNLKEERERMKEKYLDQMNLEADAQINTRCLTTQHSHDSNHGQALPGWATGQQVSQEPVGSGDSQQEGPRRQQAWAENQEGSSENQQEWPENQQGVPGSQQLEAPEEAETSEPTSKNKKRQGIWKRIKRR encoded by the coding sequence ATGAcccgggcagagagagagagggagaagaggaaggagctgctgaaggatgaggagagaaggaagaagtTGGAGGATTTCAATAAGCAGTGGAGAGAGCAGTCCCTGCTTAAAAAAAGGACTCATCAGaatctgaaggaggagagagagaggatgaaggaaAAGTACCTGGACCAAATGAATCTTGAGGCTGATGCTCAAATCAACACCCGGTGTCTAACCACCCAACACAGCCACGATTCCAACCACGGTCAGGCATTGCCGGGATGGGCCACTGGCCAACAGGTAAGCCAAGAGCCTGTTGGATCTGGAGATAGCCAGCAGGAGGGGCCAAGGAGGCAGCAGGCATGGGCAGAGAACCAGGAGGGGAGTTCGGAGAACCAGCAGGAGTGGCCAGAGAACCAACAGGGGGTGCCAGGGAGCCAGCAGCTAGAAGCTCCAGAAGAGGCTGAAACATCAGAGCCAACCTCCAAGAACAAGAAAAGGCAAGGCATCTGGAAGAGAATTAAGAGGAGGTAA